From a single Candoia aspera isolate rCanAsp1 chromosome 2, rCanAsp1.hap2, whole genome shotgun sequence genomic region:
- the MGAT4B gene encoding alpha-1,3-mannosyl-glycoprotein 4-beta-N-acetylglucosaminyltransferase B isoform X2: protein MDIYQREFLALRDRLHAAEQESLKRSKELNVVLDEIKRAISEKQALRDINRTWSSLSDETKLKLWNITNKNVLHLPTIFHHLPHLLSKENSLQPAIHVGQGRTGVSIVMGIPSVKREVHSYLTDTLNSLISELNQQEKEDSVIVVLIAETDPQYTTGVAENIKSLFPNEIHSGLLEVISPSPHFYPDFSRLRESFGDPKERVRWRTKQNLDYCFLMMYAQSKGIYYVQLEDDIVAKPNYLSTMKNFALQQPSEEWMILEFSQLGFIGKMFKSLDLSLIVEFILMFYKDKPIDWLLDHILWVKVCNPEKDAKHCDRQKANLRIRFKPSLFQHVGTHSSLAGKIQKLKDKDFGKQSLRKEHVNPPAEVSTSLKTYQHFSLEKAYLREDFFWAFTPTAGDFIRFRFFKPLRIERFFFRSGNIEHPEDKLFNTTVEVLPFDSLQSDKEALQEGRATAFKYHRTSDGYIQIGSFSKGIAEGEVDPSFGPLEAIRLSIQTDSPVWIILSEIFLKKAD, encoded by the exons ATGGATATCTATCAGCGAGAGTTCCTAGCACTGAGAGACCGTTTGCATGCTGCAGAACAGGAAAGCCTCAAGCGGTCAAAGGAGCTAAATGTAGTCCTGGATGAAATAAAGAGAGCCATCTCTGAAAAGCAAGCCCTACGGGATATAAATCGGACGTGGAGCAGTTTATCTG atgaaacaaaattaaaactctGGAATATCACTAACAAGAATGTGCTGCATCTTCCAACCATCTTCCATCATTTGCCACATTTGTTGTCCAAGGAGAATAGCCTGCAGCCAGCGATACACGTGGGACAAGGGCGCACTGGAG TATCAATAGTCATGGGGATCCCCAGTGTCAAAAGGGAGGTGCATTCATATCTGACAGATACCCTGAACTCCTTGATCTCTGAGCTCAACCAGCAGGAGAAGGAAGATTCTGTCATTGTGGTCCTGATTGCTGAG ACAGATCCACAATACACCACAGGAGTGGCAGAAAATATCAAAAGCTT ATTCCCTAATGAAATACATTCTGGTCTTCTAGAAGTTATTTCCCCTTCTCCACACTTCTATCCAGATTTCTCCCGGTTGCGAGAATCTTTTGGTGACCCTAAAGAAAGAGTCAG GTGGAGAACTAAACAGAACTTAGATTACTGCTTTTTAATGATGTATGCGCAGTCCAAAGGCATATATTATGTTCAG CTAGAAGATGATATTGTAGCCAAACCAAACTATCTCAGCACAATGAAGAACTTTGCTCTGCAGCAACCTTCTGAAGAATGGATGATCTTGGAATTTTCCCAGCTTGGATTTATTG GAAAGATGTTCAAGTCCCTGGATCTCAGTCTGATTGTGGAATTCATACTTATGTTCTACAAGGATAAACCCATCGATTGGCTTCTTGATCATATCCTCTGGGTAAAAGTTTGCAACCCAGAGAAAGATGCA aaacATTGTGATAGACAGAAGGCAAACCTAAGAATCCGCTTCAAGCCTTCGCTCTTCCAACATGTAGGAACCCATTCCTCCCTGGCTGGTAAAATACAGAAGTTGAAA GACAAAGATTTTGGAAAGCAGTCTCTTCGCAAAGAGCATGTGAACCCTCCTGCAGAAGTGAGCACAAGCCTGAAGACCTACCAGCACTTCTCCTTGGAGAAAGCCTACCTGAGAGAAGACTTTTTCTGGGCGTTTACTCCCACAGCGGGTGACTTCATACGCTTTCGCTTCTTTAAGCCACTCCGTATTGAACG GTTTTTCTTCCGTAGTGGCAACATTGAACACCCTGAAGACAAACTCTTCAATACAACAGTGGAAGTCTTGCCCTTTGAT AGTCTCCAGTCAGATAAGGAAGCTCTGCAGGAGGGAAGAGCAACAGCATTCAAGTACCACAGGACGTCTGACGGCTACATACAGATAG